The genomic DNA CGGTTTGAGGCATTCATCAGGAACTATGCTGCCAGCTCCATTCACTGTGTCACAGGGGCAATCCCGCTTGGGCCTTTGGAGCAGACATATGCTGATCGCCTCATGATCTGCGGGGATGCAGCAGGACTTGTGAAGCCCACTTCCGGCGGCGGTATTTATACCGGCATCCGTTCGGCCCGCCATGCCGTGGCAACAGCGGTGCGGGCGTTTGAAGTGGGGAATACAACAGCTGAGGCACTGTATACCTATGAGCGGCTCTGGAAGGCTGACATGGGCCGCGACCTCGCACTTGGGATGCAGATCTACCAGATGCGGTGCAGGATGACCGGGGATGATGTTGACCATGCCATCCGGACACTCTCTGATCCTGAGGTCCTGAAAATTATTGTGGAAGAAGGCGATATGGATCGGCCGGGAAAGCTCATCCGCCGCCTCCTCTTCAGGCCTGATCTTCTCCCGCTCTTTGGAAGGCTTGGGATTATGCAGCTGCTCCGGAGCCTGCAGTAGCATCACACCCTCCCTGCCTCCGGATGGCATCGTCTATTTTTGCATCCCACAGAAAAACATGCCTGATCGCAGAATTCATGAGATCCCAGAACAAGATTGTTATCTATGGAAAGCAGATTTGGCAGAGGATTTGTTGTGAACCTGGTCCTCCTCAGCAAACATTTTACCCTCCCGCCTGAGCAGGCGTTCTATGGTGCATCAGATCATCTCACGGAGATGCAGGTGCCGCCGCGACTGAAGGGAACCGAAGTCCAGGAACTGACTGAAAGGCTGAAAAAACTCATCATCTGGCACAAGATTGGTATCAATGATTCCCAGGATGCTGCAACGGCAAAAAAGATCATCAATAAGCTCATTCTGGCCGCCGATCGGGAACTTGGTATAGAAGATCCTGATATGGGGTCATTTGACTGATCTAATGGTTTATTTCAGTATTTTCTGTATCAGAGGCGAAGTATATCATCTCCAAATACCAATATATAATGGTAAAGCAGGCAAAAAACCCTGCCTGCAGGAGTTAGTGAAGTGGCTGGCACCGATTGCAGGGCATCAGTCCTCTATACAGTCCGCCATATTCGGAGTCACACATGAATAGCACATATAATGCAGACCATATTACAGTTCTTGAAGGGCTTGCTCCGGTACGGGAGCGGCCTGCAATGTACATCGGGAGCACCGATGCCCGGGGGCTGCACCATCTCATCTATGAGGTGGTGGACAATTCAATTGATGAGGCGCTGGCAGGCTATTGCAGCCATATCGATGTCTCGATAAATCCTGACGGCTCATGCACCATCGAGGATGACGGCAGGGGTGTTCCAATTGATACCATGCCGAAGTACGGGAAGAGCGCCCTTGAGGTGGTTATGACCGTCCTGCATGCAGGTGGGAAATTTGATAAAAACACGTACCAGGTCTCAGGCGGCCTGCATGGTGTTGGTGTCTCGGTCGTCAATGCCCTCTCCGAATGGATGGTTGTCGAGGTCTTCCGTGACGGCAGGATTCATTCGATGCGGTTTGAACGGGGGGGTGTTGTCTCCCCCCTCTCGTCTGCTCCTGAATCTGAGGAGGAGATCCGTGAGCGGCTGAAAAAGCGGTACGGCTCCCGGCTCGAGGCGATGAACCAGCATGATCCCGCAATCTCAACCGGAACGCGGATCACCTTCAAGCCTGATACAACAATCTTTGAAACCACCCACTTTGATTTTGATGTGATCAGTTCCCGCCTGAGAGAGCTTGCGTTCCTCAACAGCAATGTCCGGATACGTGTTCTCGACAAACGGAGCGGGGATGGGGAGACCTTCTATTACGAAGGCGGCATAAGCGAGTTTGTCAGGTACCTCAATGACGGCAAAGAGGCTCTCTACCCTGATGTGATCTTTCTCTCACGGAAGGATGAGGAGCATAAGGTTGAGGTGGATGTCGCAATCCAGTACAACAGCGGCTACAGCGAGACCCTCTTCACCTTTGTCAACAGTGTCAACACCAGGGAAGGAGGAACCCACCTTGAAGGGTTCCGGTCTGCGCTCACCCGGGCAATTAACAGCTCGGCAAAGAAAAATAACCATATCAAGGGCGAGATATCCTTAAAGGGCGATGATGTCAGGGAAGGTCTCTGCGCCATCATCAGCGTCAGGATCGCAAACCCCCAGTTCGAGGGCCAGACAAAGATGCGGCTTGGCAACTCCAATGTCCGGGGCATCGTCGACTCCCTCGTCTACCAGTATCTGACCGAATATTTTGAGGAGAATCCCAAAATCATCGGTATCATTTCGGAAAAGGCATCGACAGCAGCACGTGCCCGCGAGGCGGCACGCAACGCACGTGAGCTCGCCCGGAGGAAGACGTCACTTGAATCCTCAACGCTCCCCGGCAAACTTGCAGACTGTTCAGAACGCGATCCCTCAAAGAGCGAGATCTATATCGTCGAGGGAGACTCAGCAGGGGGATCAGCCAAACAGGGAAGGAGCAGAAAGTTCCAGGCGATCCTTCCATTGAGAGGAAAGATCCTGAATGTTGAGAAGGCAACCGAACACAAGATTCTCAAGAATCTTGAGATTAATGCGCTTATCTCAGCAATCGGAACTGGTATCGGGACAAATTTCGATCCTGAGCGTGCCCGCTACCATTCGATCATCATCATGACTGATGCAGATGTGGATGGAGCACATATCAGCACGCTCCTTCTGACCTTCTTCTACCGATATATGACCGAATTAATTGAGATGGGCTATATCTATCTCGCTCAGCCCCCCCTTTACCGGGTTTCAAAGGGCAGGAAGGAGCGTTACGTCTTCCGTGAGGACGAGATGCGGAAAGCCGTTCTTGAGATGGGAGAAAACGGTGTCCATGTCCAGCGGTACAAGGGTCTTGGTGAGATGAATGCCCAGCAGCTCTGGGAGACGACAATGGATCCCAGCCGGCGCGTGCTGAAACAGGTGAGGATCGAGGATGCGATCCACGCAAACGATATCTTTGAGAAACTGATGGGTGAAAATGTCTCTGCACGAAAGGATTTCATCAAGCGGCATGCACTGGAGGTGAAGAACCTTGACATCTGAAGACGTGGCACCACGCGTCATCCCGGTGGCGATCGAGGATGAGATGAAGAAGAGCTACATCGATTATGCGATGAGCGTCATCATCGGTCGTGCCATCCCCGATATCCGTGACGGCCTGAAACCTGTTCACCGGCGAACCCTCTATGCAATGTGGGGATCCGGCAACACCTCAGACAAACCCTTCAGGAAATCGGTTAAAGCAGTCGCAGCCACAATGGAGAATTACCATCCCCACGGCGACTCGGCCATCTACGACACCCTGGTCAAGATGGCCCAGCCTTTCTCCTACCGCTACACCCTTGTTGAGGGCCAGGGGAACTTCGGATCAATTGACGGCGACTCGGCTGCGGCGATGCGTTATACCGAGGCACGGCTTACAAAGGCAGCTGAGGCGCTTCTTGTCGATATCGAGAAGGAGACAGTTGATTTCATAGCAAACTTCGATGGATCCACAACCGAGCCGGTTGTCCTCCCTGCCCGTATCCCAAACCTCCTTGTGAACGGGACAAGCGGGATTGCTGTTGGGATGGCAACAAACATGCCTCCCCACAACCTTGGTGAGGTCTGCACACTGCTTGAGCGGTTCATCGAAACTCCCGATCTCCCGCTCCAGGATATCCTCTCTATCATGCCGGGCCCCGACTTTCCCACAGGTGGCCGGATTATGGGATCAGAAGGCATCCTGAACGCCTATACGACCGGATACGGACGGGTCATTGTCCGTGGCGTGGCCGAGATCGAGAGCGGCAAACGCGATCTTGAGCAGATCATCATCACCGAGATCCCCTACCAGGTGAACAAGGCAAAGATGATCGAGAATATTGCCCAGCTTGTGCGTGAGAAGAAGATTGAAGGGATTGGCGATCTCCGCGATGAATCAGACAAGGACGGGATCCGTGTCGTCATCGAACTGAAGAAAGGGATCAACGCACATGTCATCCTCAATCTCCTGTATAAGCATACCCAGCTCCAGACGACGTTTGGTGTCATCAACCTCTCGATTGTGGACGGCCAGCCAAAGGTACTCCCGCTCACCGATATCCTCAGGCATTTCCTTGCCCACAGGGTCTCGGTTATCAGGAGACGCTCCGAGTTTGAGCTGAAGAAAGCACGGGACCGGCTCCATATCCTCCTTGGTCTCCTGATCGCCCTTGACCAAATTGACGAGGTCATTGCAACAATCCGGGCATCCGCCTCTGTTGAAGAGGCAGGTACTGCGTTAATCTCAAAGTTTGGTCTTGACGAGATCCAGGCTGACGCAATCCTGAAGATGCAGCTCCGGAGGCTTGCCGCTCTCGAACACCAGAAGATTGTTGATGAGAAGAACGCTCTTGAAGCCGAGATTGCAAGACTTATGGAACTGCTCTCAAGTGAAGCAAACATCCTCTCCGTTGTCAGGGAAGAGACCCGCGAGATCAAAGAGAAGTTTGCAGATCCCCGGAGAACCGAGATCGCTCACAGCGCCGAGTTCCTTGATAAGGAGGCACTGATCGAGGAGAAGAAGGTCTTTGTTGCACTGACTGAGCAGAACTACATCAAGCGGATGCCGCTTGAAACATACAGGCAGCAGAGGAGAGGCGGCAGGGGCGTCATCGGGATGTCGACAAAAGAGGAGGACTGCATCAGTTCGGTCTTTGTCGCATCCACCCATGACTACCTCCTCTGCTTTTCAGATCAGGGGCGGGCATACTGGCTGAAGATCTACGACATACCGGAAGGCTCCCGCACGTCCCGTGGCAAAGCCATCGTGAACCTTCTCAATATCAACAGCGAGACGATCCAGAAGGTGATCCCGGTATCCAGCTTCAGGAGTGACCGCTTCCTCTTCTTTGCAACACGGAAGGGAACGGTTGTCAAGATCGCACTTGACCAGTTTTCAAATCCGCGGCAGAGCGGGATCAATGCCATCAGGCTCCGTGACGGCGATTCTCTTGTCGATGTGAAATGGACAGACGGCAATCGCGAACTGATCCTGACAACCGCACACGGCCAGAGCCTGCGGTTCCATGAAGAGGCTGTCCGTGCTGTTGGAAGGGGAGCTATGGGTGTACGCGGTATATCGCTTCGAAATGGCGATCGCCTCCAGGCTGTCACCGTCGTTAACTTCGACCATCTCCTGACAATCACCGAGAAGGGATATGGCAAACGGACTGAATTTGATGAATTCCGGGGTCATGGCAGGGGTACGCTTGGTGTCAAAAACATCATCACCGATCTCAGGTCAGGCATGGTTGTCGCGTCCCGTGCCATCTCGACAACAGATGAGATAATCGTCATGACTGCTTCTGGAATAGTCATCAGGACACGGGTTGATGAGATTGCCATCCAGAAGAGGAGCACCCGGGGTGTCCGGATCATCCGGCTTGATGAGGGCGATCGCGTAACCGGGTTTGCCATTGTCACTGCGGAGATGCAGACATCTGCCGATCCGGATGATCAGGCTGATCCCGATGTCCTGCCTGATTTGGATCTTCAGGCAGATGAAGACCAAAAAGAATAGGTTGTTTTGGGGACTAATCCCCTTTTTATGTTTCAGACAACGCTTCAGCTGAAGAGCCATGGAGAGGGTGATATCATTG from Methanocalculus natronophilus includes the following:
- a CDS encoding DNA topoisomerase subunit B; translated protein: MNSTYNADHITVLEGLAPVRERPAMYIGSTDARGLHHLIYEVVDNSIDEALAGYCSHIDVSINPDGSCTIEDDGRGVPIDTMPKYGKSALEVVMTVLHAGGKFDKNTYQVSGGLHGVGVSVVNALSEWMVVEVFRDGRIHSMRFERGGVVSPLSSAPESEEEIRERLKKRYGSRLEAMNQHDPAISTGTRITFKPDTTIFETTHFDFDVISSRLRELAFLNSNVRIRVLDKRSGDGETFYYEGGISEFVRYLNDGKEALYPDVIFLSRKDEEHKVEVDVAIQYNSGYSETLFTFVNSVNTREGGTHLEGFRSALTRAINSSAKKNNHIKGEISLKGDDVREGLCAIISVRIANPQFEGQTKMRLGNSNVRGIVDSLVYQYLTEYFEENPKIIGIISEKASTAARAREAARNARELARRKTSLESSTLPGKLADCSERDPSKSEIYIVEGDSAGGSAKQGRSRKFQAILPLRGKILNVEKATEHKILKNLEINALISAIGTGIGTNFDPERARYHSIIIMTDADVDGAHISTLLLTFFYRYMTELIEMGYIYLAQPPLYRVSKGRKERYVFREDEMRKAVLEMGENGVHVQRYKGLGEMNAQQLWETTMDPSRRVLKQVRIEDAIHANDIFEKLMGENVSARKDFIKRHALEVKNLDI
- the gyrA gene encoding DNA gyrase subunit A; its protein translation is MTSEDVAPRVIPVAIEDEMKKSYIDYAMSVIIGRAIPDIRDGLKPVHRRTLYAMWGSGNTSDKPFRKSVKAVAATMENYHPHGDSAIYDTLVKMAQPFSYRYTLVEGQGNFGSIDGDSAAAMRYTEARLTKAAEALLVDIEKETVDFIANFDGSTTEPVVLPARIPNLLVNGTSGIAVGMATNMPPHNLGEVCTLLERFIETPDLPLQDILSIMPGPDFPTGGRIMGSEGILNAYTTGYGRVIVRGVAEIESGKRDLEQIIITEIPYQVNKAKMIENIAQLVREKKIEGIGDLRDESDKDGIRVVIELKKGINAHVILNLLYKHTQLQTTFGVINLSIVDGQPKVLPLTDILRHFLAHRVSVIRRRSEFELKKARDRLHILLGLLIALDQIDEVIATIRASASVEEAGTALISKFGLDEIQADAILKMQLRRLAALEHQKIVDEKNALEAEIARLMELLSSEANILSVVREETREIKEKFADPRRTEIAHSAEFLDKEALIEEKKVFVALTEQNYIKRMPLETYRQQRRGGRGVIGMSTKEEDCISSVFVASTHDYLLCFSDQGRAYWLKIYDIPEGSRTSRGKAIVNLLNINSETIQKVIPVSSFRSDRFLFFATRKGTVVKIALDQFSNPRQSGINAIRLRDGDSLVDVKWTDGNRELILTTAHGQSLRFHEEAVRAVGRGAMGVRGISLRNGDRLQAVTVVNFDHLLTITEKGYGKRTEFDEFRGHGRGTLGVKNIITDLRSGMVVASRAISTTDEIIVMTASGIVIRTRVDEIAIQKRSTRGVRIIRLDEGDRVTGFAIVTAEMQTSADPDDQADPDVLPDLDLQADEDQKE